One region of Coregonus clupeaformis isolate EN_2021a chromosome 31, ASM2061545v1, whole genome shotgun sequence genomic DNA includes:
- the LOC121547961 gene encoding cholesterol 25-hydroxylase-like protein, with protein sequence MLLQSLWDFILGYNACLRSPFFPVLFSLSVYLTFCLPFVVLDLLSPRLAWIRTFKIQQKSHVSWTMMWSCLAHSLYNHVVFLFPLTVLHWFWRPASFIAEAPGTLRLIWDVVACLLLFDFQYFIWHLLHHKVPWLYRTFHKVHHKHTSTFALTTEYSGAWETLSLGFFAGVNPLLLGCHPLTEMLFYVLNIWLSVEDHCGYDLPWSTHRLVPFGLYGGAPHHDLHHLKFKSNYAPYFTHWDRLFGTLHKHSD encoded by the coding sequence ATGCTTCTACAGAGCCTATGGGACTTTATACTGGGATATAATGCGTGTCTCAGATCACCTTTCTTCCCTGTACTTTTCTCCCTCAGTGTCTACCTCACCTTCTGCCTGCCCTTCGTGGTGCTGGACCTCCTCTCCCCCAGGCTGGCCTGGATCAGGACCTTTAAGATCCAGCAGAAGAGCCACGTCTCCTGGACTATGATGTGGAGCTGCCTGGCTCACTCCCTCTACAACCATGTGGTGTTCCTCTTCCCTCTCACTGTGCTGCACTGGTTCTGGAGACCAGCCAGTTTCATAGCCGAGGCCCCCGGAACGCTGCGCCTCATCTGGGATGTGGTCGCCTGCCTCCTGCTGTTTGACTTTCAATACTTCATCTGGCATCTGCTTCACCACAAGGTGCCCTGGCTGTACCGGACATTCCACAAGGTGCACCACAAGCACACATCCACCTTCGCCCTGACCACTGAGTACTCTGGGGCCTGGGAGACCCTGTCTCTGGGCTTCTTCGCTGGGGTCAACCCTCTGCTGCTGGGCTGCCACCCCTTGACTGAGATGCTCTTTTATGTTCTGAATATCTGGCTTTCTGTGGAGGACCACTGTGGCTATGACCTGCCCTGGTCCACGCATAGACTGGTGCCCTTTGGGCTCTACGGTGGAGCTCCACACCACGACCTGCACCATCTGAAGTTCAAGTCCAACTATGCTCCGTACTTCACACACTGGGACAGGCTTTTTGGGACATTGCACAAGCATTCAGACTGA